The following proteins come from a genomic window of Pseudomonas sp. J452:
- a CDS encoding type IV pilin protein, with protein sequence MDKQSRGFTLIELMIVIMVIAVLAAIAIPSYQGYLRRATCEDAKATLIGAANVMERFRAQNSSYENAALGSYAASPVDGNNKQFTIALLNADCAAAHTQATSYCLVATPNVNSRLDGRGTLTLSSAGVRDGTDELANAWGSCSGI encoded by the coding sequence ATGGACAAGCAAAGCCGTGGCTTCACCCTGATAGAACTGATGATCGTGATCATGGTAATCGCCGTCCTGGCGGCCATTGCTATTCCGAGCTATCAGGGCTACCTGCGACGAGCCACCTGCGAGGATGCCAAGGCGACCCTGATTGGGGCCGCCAACGTAATGGAGCGTTTCCGCGCCCAGAACAGCTCCTATGAGAATGCTGCTCTGGGGAGTTATGCAGCCAGCCCGGTGGACGGAAACAACAAGCAATTCACCATTGCATTGCTCAACGCCGACTGCGCAGCAGCCCACACTCAGGCAACAAGCTACTGCCTGGTCGCCACCCCGAACGTAAACAGCAGACTCGATGGCCGCGGCACGCTGACTCTTAGCTCAGCGGGAGTCAGGGATGGGACGGATGAGTTGGCCAATGCCTGGGGCAGTTGCTCTGGCATCTAA
- a CDS encoding PilX N-terminal domain-containing pilus assembly protein, whose amino-acid sequence MRNLSTPRQQRGVVLAVSLILLLLLTILAITASTSSTLQERMAANAQDENIAFQASESALTTVNSQLNTYIEPAADSLITNTSYTNKSVRTRLEVESHPTESSLNVDPGTPDFILYDITSTTTLDPSVVTIDENNAYARHRQGYRLRIIK is encoded by the coding sequence ATGAGAAATCTGTCTACCCCTCGGCAACAGCGCGGCGTAGTTCTGGCCGTCAGCCTGATCTTGCTGCTGCTGCTGACCATCCTGGCCATTACCGCCTCGACCAGCTCGACCCTGCAGGAACGCATGGCCGCCAATGCCCAGGACGAGAATATCGCCTTCCAGGCCTCCGAAAGCGCCCTGACCACGGTGAACAGCCAGCTCAATACCTACATTGAGCCCGCCGCCGATAGCCTGATAACCAACACGAGCTACACCAACAAGAGCGTGCGCACGCGCCTGGAAGTCGAATCTCACCCCACTGAAAGCAGCCTGAATGTCGATCCAGGCACTCCAGACTTCATCCTGTACGACATCACCAGCACCACCACGCTGGATCCAAGCGTCGTCACCATTGACGAAAACAACGCCTATGCCCGCCACCGGCAGGGCTATCGCCTGCGCATTATCAAATGA
- a CDS encoding PilC/PilY family type IV pilus protein produces MNKRLSALHRLALSTVASALVLHSAISYGDDTEIFFGGAAIDDSVRPNVLFVLDNSGSMAWRTGSNNNPGSGEKSRMQILKESFSSIINNAGAINAGIMVLNSRSIYDGRMVYPVTNIDDPLPSSANLVASTPEILVSGDDATQSSLGGGAVINGTTLQMGYVTTSTTTLDTQSSDLQDNDAFFQSRYNSIDWACRMNEPGNDHNTNNDGCGNDDQSNINLRSNNDTNTGNANPIIGTSLLYFRALNIPAAVRLEPSFKAYLDLRPTNSQNSNKPTLRVTMQDSKTPAAMNDLTQVNPGRTYLAATDFANTPWNSASVTRLDVTDLFKQVLDNDAAALQQVFLKVRATTTTDYTFCTRNCGTSGGVSNAPRLVIEYNSTSIINETKKAALRFQNVGIPQGATITSARIDFAPATSNADPLTLQVRAEKVSDASTFSAGNDFAARTPKTTALTSWTPPAWVNQSPATHENGPDVTAVVQEVVSTAGWCGNNAMAFYFEPSAGSGSRTTYSIDGAPGLQPTLTVNYTGGTGGCLNPIIEASITNPKNDAYEENDDDMVLGGNTLPVDRNRFAARYEGIPILRGATILDTRVILTPANTVSNTNQTVTVRFENADNSAPFTGNDDDITDRNDTADSSCTLSSWVTGSPVICSGPELKTGLQGIVNRGGWTPGNAISLMSVQSQDSTLEVQAYESNPAESIKLRIKVASGGIASTTTTVRNQLDALVQSMNAGDGTPIVPTMNEAARYLRGERTGYSSPITSACQSTHLVVLTDGQANGNGAQSSIGTLTGSSCTGDATLSDEQCGRRLATWMAETDQSSIADDNFITTHTIGFALGALAPNTGPQTFLTDMANNGKGQAYTAENASELSAAFSKILQDVLSTDTTFVSPGATVNQFNRQSNKNEVYFALFKPAESNRWVGNLKRYALNSGAGDIIIDADNVGAIDSNTGFFKTTARSFWNLSVDGNNTAVGGVASQLPSYISRKLYTYVGNSPVTPVDLTGSAYLLNTANSNVTSALLGAADTTERTQLINWIRGLNDDATPRKAVGDPLHSVPRLVTYKCTEFTDTNLTTCKTGKEDQTAFLGTNEGLVHAFNTNDGSEQMAYMPEALLGNIKHLKLNEESTSLNPRKYGMDNTVSVWVNDVNKNGVIYGGRDPALSAQVGQVNGGGLNTGEFVYAYATMGRGGRNLYSLDVTDVNAPKLRWFITPNTPGFSRLGQTWSTPVVTKIDINGTQTPIIIFTGGYDETQDNVSILDKDNQGNARTQDQYGNAIYIVNAVTGALIWSGSSEVANASAQAHQNLSKMRYSMPSSVRAIDINRDGLADQFFVGDMGGQLWRFFINNGSSTSSLVSPADSASGSTADGVIASVIPAITGGESDAQLKSNLRRFYNAPDIVLTSVYGGKTLAINIGSGYRGHPLDTGADDRFYSFRTPIIYTNASHNILTEEEMYDTTLNLIQEGSAAQQADAAAAFAKSEGGWYIRMENDGEKVLAEASTISGMVFFNTYEPNNGSANNSCKAVQGTGHSYAVNLFNATPIQQRVDGTPDRGDRSKVLLTAGIPPKSIILFPEGRKEGVVCSGPECVDVNLPSPGPTYWIDER; encoded by the coding sequence ATGAACAAGCGCCTCTCAGCTCTGCATCGCTTGGCACTTAGCACTGTCGCGAGCGCCCTGGTACTCCATAGCGCGATCAGCTACGGCGATGACACCGAAATTTTCTTCGGTGGCGCGGCCATCGATGACAGCGTGCGTCCGAATGTGTTGTTCGTGCTCGACAACTCGGGTTCCATGGCCTGGCGCACCGGCAGCAACAACAATCCAGGCAGCGGTGAAAAGTCGCGGATGCAGATTCTCAAGGAATCGTTCTCCAGCATCATCAACAATGCCGGGGCGATCAATGCCGGCATCATGGTGCTGAACTCACGCAGTATCTACGACGGGCGCATGGTCTACCCGGTGACCAACATCGACGACCCACTGCCCAGTTCCGCCAATCTGGTGGCCAGCACTCCCGAAATCCTCGTCAGCGGCGACGATGCCACTCAGAGCAGCTTAGGGGGTGGTGCTGTTATCAATGGCACTACCTTGCAAATGGGCTATGTCACCACCAGCACCACCACTCTCGACACCCAGAGCAGCGACCTGCAAGACAACGATGCCTTCTTCCAGAGCCGCTACAACAGCATCGACTGGGCCTGTCGGATGAATGAACCCGGCAATGACCACAACACCAACAACGACGGCTGCGGCAACGATGACCAGAGCAACATCAACCTGCGCTCCAACAACGACACCAACACCGGCAATGCCAACCCGATCATTGGTACGTCACTCCTGTACTTTCGTGCGCTGAACATCCCGGCAGCGGTACGTCTGGAACCCAGCTTCAAGGCCTATCTGGATCTGCGCCCGACCAATAGCCAGAACAGCAACAAGCCGACCCTGCGCGTGACCATGCAGGACAGCAAGACCCCGGCAGCGATGAATGACCTGACCCAGGTCAACCCCGGCCGCACCTACCTGGCAGCCACCGACTTCGCGAATACCCCCTGGAACTCCGCAAGCGTCACCCGCCTGGACGTCACCGACCTGTTCAAGCAAGTGCTGGATAACGATGCCGCGGCCCTGCAGCAGGTATTTCTCAAGGTGCGCGCCACCACCACCACCGACTACACCTTCTGCACCCGCAACTGCGGCACCAGCGGTGGTGTGAGCAACGCGCCGCGCCTAGTTATCGAGTACAACAGCACATCTATTATCAACGAAACCAAGAAAGCCGCCCTGCGCTTCCAGAACGTCGGCATCCCCCAGGGCGCCACCATTACCAGCGCACGTATCGACTTCGCTCCAGCCACCTCCAATGCCGACCCTCTGACCCTGCAGGTGAGAGCCGAGAAGGTCAGTGACGCGTCGACGTTCAGCGCCGGCAACGACTTTGCCGCACGTACGCCGAAAACCACGGCCCTGACCAGCTGGACGCCACCAGCCTGGGTCAACCAGAGCCCGGCCACCCATGAAAACGGCCCGGATGTCACCGCAGTGGTCCAGGAAGTGGTCAGCACTGCAGGCTGGTGCGGTAACAACGCCATGGCGTTCTACTTCGAACCCAGCGCTGGTAGCGGCTCGCGCACGACCTACAGCATCGATGGTGCTCCCGGCCTGCAGCCGACCCTGACCGTTAACTACACCGGCGGCACCGGCGGCTGCCTGAACCCCATCATCGAAGCCAGCATCACCAACCCGAAAAATGATGCCTACGAGGAAAACGACGACGACATGGTGCTCGGCGGTAATACCTTACCGGTCGATCGTAATCGCTTCGCTGCCCGCTATGAGGGCATTCCTATCCTGCGCGGCGCGACCATCCTTGATACGCGCGTCATCCTTACCCCAGCCAATACAGTCAGCAACACCAACCAAACGGTGACTGTCCGCTTCGAGAACGCCGACAACTCAGCGCCTTTTACAGGGAACGATGACGACATCACCGACCGTAACGACACTGCGGACAGCTCCTGCACCCTGAGCAGCTGGGTCACCGGATCCCCCGTGATCTGCAGTGGCCCGGAACTGAAAACCGGGCTGCAGGGCATCGTTAACCGCGGTGGCTGGACCCCAGGCAATGCCATCTCCTTGATGTCAGTGCAAAGCCAGGACAGCACCCTTGAGGTGCAAGCCTACGAAAGCAACCCTGCCGAGTCGATCAAGCTGCGCATCAAGGTCGCCAGCGGCGGGATAGCCTCCACTACGACGACCGTGCGCAATCAACTGGATGCCTTGGTGCAGTCAATGAATGCCGGTGATGGCACACCGATAGTACCCACCATGAATGAGGCTGCTCGTTACTTGCGCGGGGAACGAACAGGCTACAGCAGCCCAATCACCAGTGCGTGCCAGTCCACGCACCTGGTCGTCTTGACGGATGGTCAGGCCAACGGAAACGGCGCGCAAAGCTCGATTGGCACCCTTACCGGCAGCAGTTGCACAGGTGATGCGACGCTGTCTGACGAGCAATGCGGACGCAGGCTGGCCACATGGATGGCTGAGACCGATCAGTCCAGCATCGCCGACGACAACTTCATCACCACCCATACCATTGGTTTCGCGCTGGGTGCCCTGGCCCCCAACACCGGCCCACAAACCTTTCTGACCGACATGGCCAACAATGGCAAGGGACAAGCTTACACCGCAGAAAATGCCTCGGAACTGAGCGCCGCTTTCAGCAAGATTCTCCAGGATGTACTGAGCACCGACACCACCTTCGTCAGCCCCGGCGCCACGGTTAACCAGTTCAACCGGCAGAGCAACAAGAACGAGGTGTACTTTGCCCTGTTCAAACCGGCGGAAAGCAATCGCTGGGTGGGCAACCTGAAGCGCTATGCGCTGAACAGCGGGGCTGGCGACATCATCATCGATGCCGACAATGTCGGCGCGATCGATAGCAACACCGGCTTCTTCAAGACCACAGCGCGCAGCTTCTGGAACCTCAGCGTTGATGGCAACAACACTGCCGTGGGTGGCGTCGCCAGCCAGCTGCCTTCGTATATCAGCCGCAAGCTCTATACCTATGTTGGCAACTCTCCGGTGACACCAGTCGACCTGACCGGCAGCGCCTACCTGCTCAACACAGCCAACAGCAATGTCACCAGCGCCTTGCTGGGCGCTGCCGACACCACCGAACGTACCCAGCTGATCAACTGGATTCGCGGGCTCAACGATGATGCAACCCCACGCAAAGCGGTCGGCGATCCGCTGCACTCGGTGCCACGCCTGGTGACCTACAAGTGCACCGAGTTCACTGACACCAACCTGACAACCTGCAAAACCGGAAAAGAAGACCAAACCGCCTTCCTCGGCACCAACGAAGGCCTGGTTCATGCCTTCAACACCAACGACGGCTCCGAGCAGATGGCCTACATGCCTGAGGCACTGCTTGGCAACATCAAACACCTCAAACTGAACGAGGAGTCGACCTCGCTCAATCCACGCAAATATGGCATGGACAACACCGTTTCCGTCTGGGTTAACGATGTGAACAAGAATGGCGTGATCTATGGGGGTCGCGATCCGGCCCTGTCGGCACAGGTCGGCCAGGTTAACGGTGGCGGCCTGAATACAGGAGAGTTCGTCTACGCCTACGCCACTATGGGTCGAGGGGGACGCAACCTCTACTCTCTGGACGTAACGGACGTGAACGCCCCGAAACTGCGCTGGTTCATTACGCCCAACACGCCTGGTTTCAGTCGCCTGGGGCAGACATGGTCCACGCCAGTGGTCACCAAGATCGACATCAATGGCACCCAGACCCCAATCATCATCTTCACTGGTGGCTATGATGAGACTCAGGACAATGTCTCCATCCTCGATAAGGACAATCAGGGCAATGCCCGTACTCAGGATCAGTACGGCAACGCTATCTATATCGTCAATGCGGTGACCGGTGCGCTGATCTGGTCCGGCAGCAGCGAGGTCGCCAACGCCAGCGCCCAAGCACACCAAAACCTGAGCAAAATGCGTTACAGCATGCCCAGCAGTGTTCGCGCCATCGACATAAACCGTGACGGCCTGGCCGATCAGTTCTTCGTCGGCGACATGGGCGGCCAGCTCTGGCGTTTCTTCATCAACAACGGCAGCTCTACCAGCAGTCTGGTCAGCCCCGCCGACAGCGCCAGCGGCAGCACTGCCGACGGCGTGATCGCCAGCGTGATCCCGGCCATTACCGGCGGTGAAAGCGATGCACAACTCAAGAGCAACCTGCGGCGCTTCTATAACGCTCCCGATATCGTGTTGACATCGGTCTACGGCGGCAAAACCCTGGCGATCAACATCGGCTCAGGCTATCGGGGCCACCCGCTGGATACCGGCGCAGATGATCGTTTCTACTCGTTCAGAACACCGATCATCTACACCAATGCCAGCCATAACATCCTGACTGAAGAGGAGATGTACGACACCACGCTGAACCTGATCCAGGAAGGCTCCGCCGCGCAGCAAGCGGACGCAGCCGCAGCCTTCGCCAAGAGTGAAGGCGGTTGGTACATCAGGATGGAGAACGATGGCGAGAAGGTACTCGCCGAAGCCAGTACTATCTCCGGCATGGTGTTCTTCAATACCTACGAACCCAACAATGGCTCGGCCAACAACTCTTGCAAGGCAGTACAAGGCACCGGACACTCCTATGCCGTCAACCTGTTCAACGCCACCCCGATTCAGCAGCGCGTCGACGGCACGCCGGATCGTGGCGACAGGAGCAAGGTTCTCTTGACCGCCGGCATCCCACCGAAGAGCATCATTCTATTCCCTGAGGGCAGAAAAGAAGGCGTAGTGTGCAGCGGCCCCGAGTGCGTGGATGTGAATCTCCCCTCCCCCGGCCCAACTTACTGGATTGATGAGCGCTAA